Below is a window of Arabidopsis thaliana chromosome 2, partial sequence DNA.
AAgaattgaggaagaagaaagagagagaggattaGGTGGTGGAGAGAGTGATGAGAAGAGTAGGACCCATATGTCTGGTAGTGGCCATACCAACAACAATGccattctttcttcttctcttttaccctttttttattccctaattttattattaacaaagaaattctttttaacttttcttcCCGACATTATCAAACTTGTCGTGCTCCCGTTTACCTTATTGTTTTCTCCtgtgtttataaaaaaatatgataaacaaaacaaacatatcttattaaactatattaaatatataaactgttgtttttgtgttatgtgtttgtatttgtggaaagctttgtttttgcatcacactttcttttctatttttgcaaGAATTTGTATTCGTTTTGATGATTGCTATATTAGAGTTTATTTTGTATTCGTTGCGTTTGATCTTATCTGGTTAGCTATGCTTTATATCATGTTCATAGTAACAACTGTTAAATATGTGAAAACGTATAGCTAAGTAccagttttgaaaaaaagttgaatttgGGTTTAGTTTTGGGTCACTATATgctcatttattttcttttctttttttcgtgGAGGACTAGACTATGATGGGTTCCAAATAAAGTGAGAACAAAATTGGTTTTCATTATAAggaattattaaataaatagtgGTGATGAGATTATTCATCATCATGTTTCTTGATGTGAGCTATGATGATCctttgaaaactttttcaaTCGCAATTGATGTGTGGAAAATTCTCTTTTGATCAAAATCATGACTAAATGAGAACATTGAATTTCATACTCTATTGATGGATTTGCTAGAAATACCAAACTTAGTTTCAAGAAATATGTTGAAATTTCACAGTATTAAGATACAGTAATATTtcacaaccaaaaaacaaGTACAAGTTtgttctctttatttatttagaaactCAGGACACCTGAACCTCTTCAGACTTCAAAGCGACTTATTCTCACAGTTCCAAGTACACTAACAGTTAGTCAATATCAAATAGTTGATTCTATGTTTTTCACGTTATCTACGTTTGTTCTAGAATTGCGTGTGATTTTTATactcgttttttctttttcccttctacttattttgcatttttacTCACttgttagtttttatttttttcttaggcGCTACCTGTGTCGTTCCTTTATAGGACAAAAGGCACGAACATTGCTTTAACTATAAAGTCGATACCCAAGTGGGCTGTGGGGTTGTCTGTAAAggtgaaataagaaaaataagtagATTATACGAACAGTTATTTATTATCTATCATATAGTATTAATGAATGCTGTTTACAAATGTTTATGAATTAGAGAGAATTCGTAGGTTTTATAGTAACTTCGgtatatgattttttagtttaaataagaaatttattaATGAGTAAAGTGAGGACTTATATACATATGCATAAGAGTAGTGATGCAAAAGAAAACGTAAACAGAGCAAAATAACAGCTTATCTCCGGAAAAtaaaacttaggtctaaatGCTCAAAAAGTGGTTTAAATTTGTATACTATTTAACACGATAACGAAAATTGTAGATGTGAGTTTTTCTCATTTACTATTCGTGTAAAGGAAAAGTTAtacattcttttcttttgtaaagcTTTTTCAACGTCctgaattttttaattgatctAGTTCGTGTATATTTCAATGAATTAAAGTTATGTATGTAACGAATTACAATTGATCAAATATACCGTGAATTGTGTTTGTCTCTTGTGAACATGCAACAAGTTGAAGGTTAATATCATTTGGAATCATAAGGAAAAGACAAAAGCAGATTCATGATACATAACTTGTAATCAAATGGTTGAAGATAAATGATGGAGATGACTTCACgcttgtaaatatatattaatatatatatatattgataaagtATAAACGTTCCAAAATTGTAACATATGTGACATTCCAAATGAATTTTCACGCTTGTagatgtatataaataaatatacatatttgtttgatttgattgatcTTATATTATAAACATCCCAACAGTAACATATAACTATTCtaagaaaagatatataatgaGAGTATTAGTTTGCAAGAGGATTGTATTCTGTAAAGTAAGATTAAGGACTAGTCATGATTTTTAGAAAGTGATAAAAATACTACATGCTAGACTAAAATCAATATGTAGAaaaattagtgtttttattaGGACCATAACATAAAGACTTTGAGACTAAACAATATTGTCgatatattaatatgttttacaGTAGATATTAAAAGGAAATTGTCTTTGTATAACAAAGTAAATGATCACTCGAAGACATTTAAGATTATCTTAGTTCTAATATGTGATTTCTCCTTACCTGAAAAAGGTCTTAAATTGTAGAATAAACTATTTCACACAGTCCAACTTTAGATAGCCAATGTACTATTTTGAATTAGTAGCATACTAGCATGGTCCATACCCATTTCATAACGatctttaaagaaaaagacccaaaaaaaaggttaCAACTTTATTAATCTTTAGCAATTAAAGAATTTATTGCTTCCGTTAGTATATATCAAcgagttttttaaaaaaaatccgaaGACATAATTAAGGAAGTTATACacaaaaatttagatataCGACTgttaaaaatggaaatttattGCATTCTTATATAAATCAACTTATCTCAAAACATTGTCTACATCAGTCAGATAGTATATCagaattgtaagaaaaaacaaaacatattacTTGCAAAACAGTAGAatgaaaattcatttttatttttttcactaaAATGATGAAATGACAACAgttgaataaaataaactgAAAACTGAAGAATCATTTCACTGTTCTAAATTTTACCAGTCAGCAAATATGTGAGGAGAAATACTGTGACAAATTACTggaaagtaaataaaaaatggttgTGAAAGGAGGAAAAAGGCTGTCGTTTTAAGGGGACAAAACGACAAGGTGGATCAAACCAAAAAGTACTTAATATTAAAACGACACGTTGTTCAATGGTCTTTGCGGACCACCCGGATGTTTACCCGTTTAGTGCAAGACACAAATCCCCTTTTTCGCGCctctttatttcctttttctctatttttaatcTCGCTAAGTTTAATTATTGTGTCAAACTAAGCTATAAGCGACaattaattgatttaaaaTTCTGAACCGAATCCATCATAAAGTGATCTTTTATTTCGTCGGTCCACGTGATCACATTTgccaaaaatttaaatataaaatcatatagcTTGATAGCAAAATATCAAGAGTATATTTTATGcaaatttttacattttacaaaCTATCTGAACTTACCTTATAGTTTCATGTGTATTAGTGTACTGTATATCAATtgtaataagaagaaaatagcatGCAATATTTCTCAATGacattttaaaagagaaatgtttaaaaatattcacaaatattttctcattttcacaaaccaaatatatagaaaataaaagaatattggTCAgcctaaaaattaaaaataatcataaataacTCAAATCATCAGCAGAGCCCAAGCGGGGCAAACGCCCAGACCCACCTTTCTTTTTTGACCCGTCTTGATCCGACCCGCCTCCACACACGAATGTGCATTCCACGCCGCACAAATTACTAAAACACGAGAAAAGTCCGTTACCTCCTCCTTCAGTGTGACGGCGattatgcttcttcttcaccgcCGGAGTTTTCTTCCTCGAGCTTTTTCCTCCACCTACATTAGCAACAACCATCGCGCCGCTTCCTACATCGCTGCTTTGATGACTCGATCCCAGATCGTAAAGCGGCGGAAGCTCTGTTCTCCATCTCTCAAGTTTCGATCGGAGACCTTCGATGTTACTATCATCGTCTAAGCTCCATTCACTAAGAATCGAACTCTCTGTTTCGTAAGCTTGTGATCTCTCTTTCGCCATTTTCTGCGCTACTTCTGATGGCGACGGACCTAATTCGGATTCTGTTAAAACCGGTCTTCCTGCTAAATTAGATCTCATCGGAGTACCAAATTGCATAGGCGATTTCATCGGTGTAGCCTTGTAGTTAGATCTAATCGGAGTTGATCCGACGATGTTGGATCGTAACGGAGTCGATCCGAGGATGTTAGATCTTCTCGGAGTTGATCCGACGCCGGTGGATCTCATTGGACTTGATGAAACCATGTTAGATCTGATCGGAGTAGACGCGACGATGTTTGATCTCAACGGCGTTCCGTGTCTTGACAAATATGGTGAAGCGCGGCTGCTTGTACGGTCATAGTCTCTCGGCGGTCTTGGTTTCTCGATCATTGGTGTTGATCTTCTCGGAGTTTTGCGTGAACGATCGTTTGATCGAAAAGGTGATTGATCTATGAAATCAGGTTCGTGTTGTCTCTCACTTCTCGGCCGCAACACATTGTGATTTGGTGATTGATCTATGAAATCAGGCTCGTATGAATCGTATCCCTGACTTGGAATCTTTGGGGATTGATAAGGAAGTGCATACTCTATCGATTTCGTCAGCTCGGAATCTGAAGTCACTGAATCGTGTCCCGTCGTTGTAGGTACAGTTTCCGATTCTGCGCTCATCAACGCGCTCGCTGGCTTCCTATTAGCTACACGACTTCGCTCAACTCTGCTTAGAAGATCGGAAACGACCATTGAACTTGTATCGCTCCTTGTACGACGGAGCATTGGCGGTCTCGAGACTACGGATTGGTATTGTTTAGAAGATGGTGATTGTGGATTCTTTGAGCTTCCTTTGAAGCTATTGAGATGCAAATTCTGCAGAtttggatcttcttctccaagcaAGTCTCTGTAACCTACTGCAGAAGAGTCCATATTGGTGTAAAGTGGCATGCTACGCATTGATCCGTCCAGTATTCCCACACCGATGTTTAATATTCCTTGAGGACGACCTGATGGTCTGCGAACTTGAAGTGCGACGAATCGCATTCCGGGAGGGGGTGTACGACGGTACTCCTCGTTGCTTCGGTATCCAGGTCGGCGATTTGGAGGGATTAAGTTGCTAATGAGGACACGGACTGTGCCAACGTGAACATCACGGAACCAATGTAAAGCGTAGATTTCAACCACGACGGCTGAAGTATCGGCGTAGAGGAAATCCTCGCTAACTCGGAAGACAAACTTGTCGTTCCAAGTTGGGTTTCCACCACCGGTGTAATCTACGCGGGTGGTGAG
It encodes the following:
- a CDS encoding Calcium-dependent lipid-binding (CaLB domain) family protein (Calcium-dependent lipid-binding (CaLB domain) family protein; CONTAINS InterPro DOMAIN/s: C2 calcium/lipid-binding domain, CaLB (InterPro:IPR008973), C2 calcium-dependent membrane targeting (InterPro:IPR000008); BEST Arabidopsis thaliana protein match is: Calcium-dependent lipid-binding (CaLB domain) family protein (TAIR:AT1G04540.1); Has 1158 Blast hits to 704 proteins in 125 species: Archae - 2; Bacteria - 40; Metazoa - 222; Fungi - 104; Plants - 382; Viruses - 4; Other Eukaryotes - 404 (source: NCBI BLink).), producing the protein MSIFPSFQLLELNIISAQDLAPVSRKMKTYAVAWVHSERKLTTRVDYTGGGNPTWNDKFVFRVSEDFLYADTSAVVVEIYALHWFRDVHVGTVRVLISNLIPPNRRPGYRSNEEYRRTPPPGMRFVALQVRRPSGRPQGILNIGVGILDGSMRSMPLYTNMDSSAVGYRDLLGEEDPNLQNLHLNSFKGSSKNPQSPSSKQYQSVVSRPPMLRRTRSDTSSMVVSDLLSRVERSRVANRKPASALMSAESETVPTTTGHDSVTSDSELTKSIEYALPYQSPKIPSQGYDSYEPDFIDQSPNHNVLRPRSERQHEPDFIDQSPFRSNDRSRKTPRRSTPMIEKPRPPRDYDRTSSRASPYLSRHGTPLRSNIVASTPIRSNMVSSSPMRSTGVGSTPRRSNILGSTPLRSNIVGSTPIRSNYKATPMKSPMQFGTPMRSNLAGRPVLTESELGPSPSEVAQKMAKERSQAYETESSILSEWSLDDDSNIEGLRSKLERWRTELPPLYDLGSSHQSSDVGSGAMVVANVGGGKSSRKKTPAVKKKHNRRHTEGGGNGLFSCFSNLCGVECTFVCGGGSDQDGSKKKGGSGRLPRLGSADDLSYL